ATGCAGTTCCCGAAGAGTTTGCAAAGCTTATTGAAGACATAATGAACAATGTCCCTAACATAGATAAGGCTATTGTAAGCGTGCATTGTCATGATGACCTCGGGATGGCTGTGGCAAACTCGCTTATGGCTGTGAAACACGGTGCAAGGCAGGTAGAATGCACAATAAACGGTATAGGAGAAAGGGCTGGCAACGCTGCAATGGAAGAGATCGTTATGGCTTTGAAGGTAAGAAAAGATTTCTTTGGTGAGCTATACACAAACATAAACACCAAAGAGCTTTATAAAACCAGCAGGTTGCTGTGTAGGATCACGGGAAGCTTTGTGCCACCTAACAAAGCGGTGGTAGGGGACAATGCCTTTGCCCACGAATCTGGCATACATCAACATGGTGTGCTTTCACACCCACTTACTTATGAGATCATGAGCCCAGAGGATGTAGGATTTCCAGCTACACGTATAGTTCTGGGCAAGCACTCCGGAAGGCATGCACTAAAGAGCAAACTAAAAGACATGGGTTATGAACTTTCGGAAGTAGAAATAGATAGAATCTTTGAAAAATTCAAAGCGTTGGCAGACAAAAAGAAAGAAGTTTATGAGGAAGACCTTGAAGCTCTGATATACGAGGAGGTAATGAAGGTGGAAGAAGAAGAACCGGTAAAAGTGCTTCACTATCAGGTGCAAACAGGAGATAAAATCTTACCCACAGCCACCGTAGTTCTGTCTTACATGGGAGAGGAAAGGACTGCAACATCTACCGGAAACGGTCCCGTGGATGCTATAATAAAGGCTATACAAAAGGCTCTTGGCATTGAGCCAAAGCTGATAGATTTTTCCATAAAAGCGCTCACTCCCAACACAGACGCTCAAGCGGAGTCAAGGCTTGTTATAGAATTGGACGGAGTAAAATCCTCCGGAAGGGGTGTGGATGTGGATGTTATAAAGGCAAGCGTGAATGGTTTTGTGGATGCGGTCAATAGGGCAATCTTGAGGAAAAACTACATACTCTCAAGGCAAAAGGTAAGAGAAGAGGGCACGGTTTAAGCCTTTAGATAGGTAGCAGACAGTAGGCTTTTAGTGTATTCGTGTTTTGGATTGTCAAATATTTCCCACACTGAGCCGGACTCTACCACCTCTCCTTCCTTTAAGACCAGCACCCTGTCTGCCACTTCTGCCACCACTCCAAAATCGTGAGTGACTAAGATTATGCCCTTTCCCTCGTCTTTCAGCTTTGTGAAAAGTCCCAGTATCTTTCTTTGCACCGTCAGATCCAGAGCTGTTGTTGGTTCATCTGCTAAGATGAGACTTGGATCGCAAACGGTGGCTATAGCTATACAAACCCTTTGCCTTAGGCCCCCTGAAAGCTGATGAGGATAAGAGTTCATAACCCTTTCCACATCCTGCACGCCTACCTTTTTTAGAGTTTCCACCACTCTTTCCTCCGCTCCAGCCTTCCCAAAATGTGTAGTGTATGCCTCTATTATCTGATCCTTTACTTTAAAGAGAGGGTCCAAATACAAAGAAGGCTCCTGAAAAACTATACCTATATCTTTCCCTCTCAGTTTTGCATACTCTGTTTCCGGCAAACCTATTAGTTCCTTGCCTTCAAGTTTTATGCTTCCGCTTATTGAGCTGTGCTTTGGTAAAAGGCCGATGATGGAAAGCAGGATGGAACTTTTTCCAGAACCTGACTCTCCCACTATGCAGAGAACCTCTCCCCTCTCCAAGGAAAAGCTAACATTCTTCAAAACTTTTTTTGAACCATAACTAAGAGATAGATCTTTTACTTCAAGGAGCATTCAGCAGTCTTTCAAGATGGGGCTTTATCCTATCGTAAAGCTCCCAAAGATCCTGAGATATTACCTTTGTTTGGGCTACGGTAGGCATAAAGTTAGTGTCTCCGTTCCACCTTGGGACTATGTGAAGGTGTATGTGGCTTTCCAGCCCAGCACCCGCAGATCTTCCCAAGTTGTAACCAAGATTAAAGCCGTGTGGCTTGATCGTTTGCTCCAAAGCCTTTATGCAAGCTACAGTTAGCTTGTGGATCTCAAGCACTGTTTCCTCATCCAAAAGGCTAAAGTCTCCTATGTGATCCTTTGGAGCTATCATAAGATGTCCCGCATTGTAGGGATACTTGTTGAATATAACAAAGGCTTTTTTCCCTCTGTATAACACCAAATAATCCCTTAACTTTTCTTCCGGCTGTCTGACCGCTTCACAAAGAAAGCACTCAGAGAATTGATCCACCTTTTCTACGTATCCGCTTCTCCAAGGAGCCCAAAGAAGCTTCATAACCTCAAAAGCCTCCTTATTGCTTTATCTACTTCCTCCTCTGTAGGCGTGTAATCGTGCCGTTCCAACTCCATCGTGTCCCTAAAGTATAGAACTGTGGGGAAGTAAAATATGCCAAGGTCCTCGGGAGTTGTGTTTTCCTCTGCATTCATGCTAAAGAAATTTACCTTATCTCCGTATATCGCCTGAAACTTTGACAGCAGTTGGAAAACTTCCTGATTTTTTTCATTTCCTGGCTTGTAGAACACTACCACCGCAGGTTTCTCTGCAGATATAGCCTTGTCGTATATATCTTTGTCTGTTAGTTCTTCAAACATTTCACACCTCCGAATTTATTATAAAATATCAAGCTTGTGAAAGTTAGTGTTGGTATAGTTGGATGCGGTGTAGTGGGCACAGGCACGGTCGCTTTATTGTTGGAAAACGCTAAGGTAATAAAAGAGAAGACGGGGCTTGAGATCGTAATAAGCAAAGTAGCAGACAAAGATTGGAGCAGACCAAGAGAGTATAACGTGCCAGAACACCTAAGAACTACAGACTACAGGGAAGTCTTAGAAAACTCCCAAATCGTGGTAGAGCTGGTAGGCGGTAAAGACTTTGCAAAGAAGCTAATACTGGAGGCTATAGAAAGGGGTAAGCACGTAGTGACTGCAAATAAACACCTGCTTGCAGAAGAAGGATATGAGATATTCCATAAGGCAAAGGAGAAGGGAGTCCTCTTAGGCTTTGAAGCTTCTGTGGGTGGAGGAATACCGATCATAAAAGCCCTAAGGGAGGGCTTGGTTGGGAACAGAGTGCAAAATATTTACGGAATACTGAATGGCACCACAAACTATATACTTACCAAAATGTTAGAAGAAGACATTAGCTTTGAAAAGGCCCTTGATATGGCAAAAAGGCTCGGATACGCAGAAGCAGACCCTTCTTTGGACATAGACGGTTGGGACTCTGCGCACAAGCTAAGCCTTTTAGCTTATGTAGGCTTTGGAAAGCACTTTCCCTTTAATGAAATATACGTAGAAGGTATAAGAAAGGTTGACCTTTTGGATGTGGAACTTGGAAAGGAATTGGGATACACGCTAAAGCTTTTGGCCATAGCAAAGAGGATGGATTCGGAAGTAGAACTTAGAGTTCATCCTACCTTTATACCTACTGACAACCCGTTAGCTAAGGTCTCAGATGTCTATAACGCAGTTTTGGTAGAGGGGGATTTTGTAGGTAAGACCATGTTCTACGGAAGGGGAGCTGGCTCAAAACCTACCGCATCGGCAGTGGTTTCCGACATAGTGGATATTGCAAAGAGCATAAACTACTGTATCCCTCCCAAGCATACGTGGGAAAGTGAGGAACCGCTAAGGATCAATAAAAACTTCTATAGTAGATATTATCTTAGGTTTGACGTTCCTGACAAACCTGGGGTGTTAGCAAAAATCGCCCACGTTTTGGCAGAGTATAACATCAGCATAGCCTCTGTCCTTCAAAAGGAAAAGGTCTGTAAGGCAGCAGGCAGAGAAGGTCAGCCCATTGTGCCTTTGGTTATACTTACCCACAAAGCTTATGAAATGGACATGCAAAGGGCAGTTGGCGATATCCAAAAGCTTCCAGTTGTGGAAGGAAGCCCCACTATTATAAGAGTGGAGGAGGAAGCCTATTGAAGCTGTTGGCTCCCTCTATTCTTTCGGCCGATTTTTACAGACTTGGAGAGCAGATATCCGCTTGTATAAGAGGTGGTGCGGACATACTGCACTTTGACGTGATGGACGGACACTTTGTGCCAAACATAACCTTTGGACCTGTGGTGCTTGAGAGCATAAAAAAGCACTGCTCCATACCCTTGGATGCCCACCTAATGATAGAGAACGTGGATAAGTATATTCCGGACTTTGTAAAGGCAGGCGCAGATATGATAAGCATACACATAGAGAACAACTATCACATTCACAGAAGCCTTGAGCTAATAAAGAGCTTGGGTGCAAAGGCAGGGGTGGTTATAAACCCAGCCACATCCCTTAAACTCTTAGAAGAAGTTCTGCACTATGTGGATTTCGTGCTTTTGATGTCAGTAAATCCGGGCTTTGGAGGACAGAAATTTATACCAAGGTCCATAGAAAGGTTAAGAATGCTAAAGGCTATGGTCTTGGAGATAAATCCAAAGGTGCTTGTAGAAATAGACGGT
Above is a genomic segment from Thermocrinis jamiesonii containing:
- a CDS encoding thioredoxin family protein, encoding MFEELTDKDIYDKAISAEKPAVVVFYKPGNEKNQEVFQLLSKFQAIYGDKVNFFSMNAEENTTPEDLGIFYFPTVLYFRDTMELERHDYTPTEEEVDKAIRRLLRL
- the leuA gene encoding 2-isopropylmalate synthase; this encodes MNNRVYIFDTTLRDGEQAPGFSMTAEEKLQMALQLAKLGVDVIEAGFAAASKGDFEAVRLIAEEVKGPVICSLARALEKDIELAAQALEPAERKRIHTFIATSEIHMKYKLKMQPEDVLERASRAVAFARNFTDDVEFSCEDATRSQREFLYRIIERAIKAGATVINIPDTVGYAVPEEFAKLIEDIMNNVPNIDKAIVSVHCHDDLGMAVANSLMAVKHGARQVECTINGIGERAGNAAMEEIVMALKVRKDFFGELYTNINTKELYKTSRLLCRITGSFVPPNKAVVGDNAFAHESGIHQHGVLSHPLTYEIMSPEDVGFPATRIVLGKHSGRHALKSKLKDMGYELSEVEIDRIFEKFKALADKKKEVYEEDLEALIYEEVMKVEEEEPVKVLHYQVQTGDKILPTATVVLSYMGEERTATSTGNGPVDAIIKAIQKALGIEPKLIDFSIKALTPNTDAQAESRLVIELDGVKSSGRGVDVDVIKASVNGFVDAVNRAILRKNYILSRQKVREEGTV
- a CDS encoding HIT family protein, which translates into the protein MKLLWAPWRSGYVEKVDQFSECFLCEAVRQPEEKLRDYLVLYRGKKAFVIFNKYPYNAGHLMIAPKDHIGDFSLLDEETVLEIHKLTVACIKALEQTIKPHGFNLGYNLGRSAGAGLESHIHLHIVPRWNGDTNFMPTVAQTKVISQDLWELYDRIKPHLERLLNAP
- a CDS encoding ABC transporter ATP-binding protein, whose product is MLLEVKDLSLSYGSKKVLKNVSFSLERGEVLCIVGESGSGKSSILLSIIGLLPKHSSISGSIKLEGKELIGLPETEYAKLRGKDIGIVFQEPSLYLDPLFKVKDQIIEAYTTHFGKAGAEERVVETLKKVGVQDVERVMNSYPHQLSGGLRQRVCIAIATVCDPSLILADEPTTALDLTVQRKILGLFTKLKDEGKGIILVTHDFGVVAEVADRVLVLKEGEVVESGSVWEIFDNPKHEYTKSLLSATYLKA
- a CDS encoding homoserine dehydrogenase — its product is MKVSVGIVGCGVVGTGTVALLLENAKVIKEKTGLEIVISKVADKDWSRPREYNVPEHLRTTDYREVLENSQIVVELVGGKDFAKKLILEAIERGKHVVTANKHLLAEEGYEIFHKAKEKGVLLGFEASVGGGIPIIKALREGLVGNRVQNIYGILNGTTNYILTKMLEEDISFEKALDMAKRLGYAEADPSLDIDGWDSAHKLSLLAYVGFGKHFPFNEIYVEGIRKVDLLDVELGKELGYTLKLLAIAKRMDSEVELRVHPTFIPTDNPLAKVSDVYNAVLVEGDFVGKTMFYGRGAGSKPTASAVVSDIVDIAKSINYCIPPKHTWESEEPLRINKNFYSRYYLRFDVPDKPGVLAKIAHVLAEYNISIASVLQKEKVCKAAGREGQPIVPLVILTHKAYEMDMQRAVGDIQKLPVVEGSPTIIRVEEEAY
- the rpe gene encoding ribulose-phosphate 3-epimerase, encoding MKLLAPSILSADFYRLGEQISACIRGGADILHFDVMDGHFVPNITFGPVVLESIKKHCSIPLDAHLMIENVDKYIPDFVKAGADMISIHIENNYHIHRSLELIKSLGAKAGVVINPATSLKLLEEVLHYVDFVLLMSVNPGFGGQKFIPRSIERLRMLKAMVLEINPKVLVEIDGGIKEDNIRQVAEAGADIIVVGSAIFSSEDVEAQTRKLKNILISLEAL